In a genomic window of Corvus moneduloides isolate bCorMon1 chromosome 17, bCorMon1.pri, whole genome shotgun sequence:
- the LOC116452462 gene encoding interferon regulatory factor 4-like isoform X2 → MGQERESESRSRFRFRRRAAMAEPGAPMRLKEWLIAQIDSGQYPGLRWENRHRTLFRIPWKHAAKQDYRQQEDAALFKAWAVYKGKYHEGTDKADPSTWKTRLRCALNKSTDFQEVPERSQLDISEPYKVYQIVTDRTCDAEDSDTQSPRSEDQQGSIVGSPKKEESQKDVLETAHVSPQPRLSAHLTERGCLVRGVFYGWNPTHGQLLPGPQSYLPVEDVNNSDCWLHIRLYYCDVLVKEVTTRTAEGCRITTSAVPADSEHLYGPSCMEQIKFPPPQVLSGHGHVACMTDVLERLLPHLERGVLLWVAPEGVFMKRQCQGRVYWNGPLAPHKNWPNKLEREKTYKLLDTQQYIQQVREYLSNGQLMPQYQIYLCFGEEYPTRAGPPFQKLIMAHVEPVFARELFHHAQRLRPTLLCNSPQPCVPGTSSHVLHVLKQLCQP, encoded by the exons ATGGGCCAGGAAAGGGAAAGTGAAAGCCGGAGCCGCTTTCGGTTTCGCCGCCGGGCCGCGATGGCGGAGCCGGGGGCGCCCATGCGGCTGAAGGAGTGGCTGATCGCGCAGATCGACAGCGGCCAGTACCCGGGGCTGCGCTGGGAGAACCGGCACCGCACGCTCTTCCGCATCCCCTGGAAGCACGCAGCCAAGCAGGATTACCGGCAGCAGGAGGATGCTGCGCTCTTCAAG GCTTGGGCCGTCTACAAGGGGAAGTACCACGAAGGGACGGACAAGGCTGACCCCTCCACCTGGAAGACGCGGCTGCGCTGCGCCCTAAACAAGAGCACCGACTTCCAGGAGGTGCCCGAGCGGAGCCAGCTGGACATCTCCGAGCCTTACAAGGTGTACCAGATCGTGACTGACAGAACCTGTGATGCAG AGGACAGTGACACACAGTCCCCACGCAGTGAGGACCAGCAG ggcagCATCGTGGGGAGTCCAAAGAAGGAGGAAAGCCAGAAGGACGTGCTGGAGACTGCCCACGTGTCTCCACAGCCCCGGCTCTCTGCCCATCTGACTGAGCGAG GGTGCCTTGTGAGGGGAGTCTTCTATGGCTGGAACCCAACCCATGGCCAGCTTCTTCCTGGACCCCAGTCCTACCTCCCTGTGGAGGATGTCAACAATTCAG ACTGCTGGCTCCACATCCGCCTGTACTACTGTGACGTGCTGGTGAAGGAGGTGACCACCCGCACGGCCGAGGGCTGCCGCATCACCACCAGCGCTGTGCCGGCCGACAGCGAGCACCTCTACGGCCCCTCCTGCATGGAGCAGATAAAGTTCCCTCCACCGCAGGTGCTCAGCGGCCATGGCCACGTGGCCTGCATGACCGACGTGCTGGAGCGACTCCTGCCTCACCTGGAGCGcggggtgctgctgtgggtagCACCTGAGGGGGTCTTCATGAAGCgccagtgccagggcagggtgtACTGGAATGGGCCACTGGCCCCACACAAGAACTGGCCCAAcaagctggagagggagaagaCCTACAAGCTGCTGGACACACAGCAGTACATACAGC AGGTGCGGGAGTACCTGAGCAACGGGCAGCTCATGCCCCAGTACCAGATCTACTTGTGCTTCGGGGAGGAATACCCCACCAGAGCTGGGCCCCCCTTCCAGAAGCTCATCATGGCTCAC GTGGAGCCGGTGTTTGCACGGGAGCTCTTCCATCACGCCCAGCGCTTGAGGCCGACGCTGCTCTGCAactccccccagccctgcgTCCCTGGCACCTCCAGCCACGTTCTCCATGTCCTcaaacagctctgccagccctga
- the LOC116452462 gene encoding interferon regulatory factor 4-like isoform X1 produces the protein MGQERESESRSRFRFRRRAAMAEPGAPMRLKEWLIAQIDSGQYPGLRWENRHRTLFRIPWKHAAKQDYRQQEDAALFKAWAVYKGKYHEGTDKADPSTWKTRLRCALNKSTDFQEVPERSQLDISEPYKVYQIVTDRTCDAEDSDTQSPRSEDQQVSLPCAIQAGEKGSIVGSPKKEESQKDVLETAHVSPQPRLSAHLTERGCLVRGVFYGWNPTHGQLLPGPQSYLPVEDVNNSDCWLHIRLYYCDVLVKEVTTRTAEGCRITTSAVPADSEHLYGPSCMEQIKFPPPQVLSGHGHVACMTDVLERLLPHLERGVLLWVAPEGVFMKRQCQGRVYWNGPLAPHKNWPNKLEREKTYKLLDTQQYIQQVREYLSNGQLMPQYQIYLCFGEEYPTRAGPPFQKLIMAHVEPVFARELFHHAQRLRPTLLCNSPQPCVPGTSSHVLHVLKQLCQP, from the exons ATGGGCCAGGAAAGGGAAAGTGAAAGCCGGAGCCGCTTTCGGTTTCGCCGCCGGGCCGCGATGGCGGAGCCGGGGGCGCCCATGCGGCTGAAGGAGTGGCTGATCGCGCAGATCGACAGCGGCCAGTACCCGGGGCTGCGCTGGGAGAACCGGCACCGCACGCTCTTCCGCATCCCCTGGAAGCACGCAGCCAAGCAGGATTACCGGCAGCAGGAGGATGCTGCGCTCTTCAAG GCTTGGGCCGTCTACAAGGGGAAGTACCACGAAGGGACGGACAAGGCTGACCCCTCCACCTGGAAGACGCGGCTGCGCTGCGCCCTAAACAAGAGCACCGACTTCCAGGAGGTGCCCGAGCGGAGCCAGCTGGACATCTCCGAGCCTTACAAGGTGTACCAGATCGTGACTGACAGAACCTGTGATGCAG AGGACAGTGACACACAGTCCCCACGCAGTGAGGACCAGCAGGTGAGCCTGCCCTGTGCCATCCAGGCAGGGGAGAAG ggcagCATCGTGGGGAGTCCAAAGAAGGAGGAAAGCCAGAAGGACGTGCTGGAGACTGCCCACGTGTCTCCACAGCCCCGGCTCTCTGCCCATCTGACTGAGCGAG GGTGCCTTGTGAGGGGAGTCTTCTATGGCTGGAACCCAACCCATGGCCAGCTTCTTCCTGGACCCCAGTCCTACCTCCCTGTGGAGGATGTCAACAATTCAG ACTGCTGGCTCCACATCCGCCTGTACTACTGTGACGTGCTGGTGAAGGAGGTGACCACCCGCACGGCCGAGGGCTGCCGCATCACCACCAGCGCTGTGCCGGCCGACAGCGAGCACCTCTACGGCCCCTCCTGCATGGAGCAGATAAAGTTCCCTCCACCGCAGGTGCTCAGCGGCCATGGCCACGTGGCCTGCATGACCGACGTGCTGGAGCGACTCCTGCCTCACCTGGAGCGcggggtgctgctgtgggtagCACCTGAGGGGGTCTTCATGAAGCgccagtgccagggcagggtgtACTGGAATGGGCCACTGGCCCCACACAAGAACTGGCCCAAcaagctggagagggagaagaCCTACAAGCTGCTGGACACACAGCAGTACATACAGC AGGTGCGGGAGTACCTGAGCAACGGGCAGCTCATGCCCCAGTACCAGATCTACTTGTGCTTCGGGGAGGAATACCCCACCAGAGCTGGGCCCCCCTTCCAGAAGCTCATCATGGCTCAC GTGGAGCCGGTGTTTGCACGGGAGCTCTTCCATCACGCCCAGCGCTTGAGGCCGACGCTGCTCTGCAactccccccagccctgcgTCCCTGGCACCTCCAGCCACGTTCTCCATGTCCTcaaacagctctgccagccctga